tttcattctttatatttttgaatttttataataaaattaaataaataatcaaattaaaaaataaataaataaaagatcaatgttatctaaaattaaattaagaaatcacatcaataattatatcaataattatgTCTAATTATGTCTATTTTacattatatgatatatatatacatacgtGTGTGTTGCTAAGTTTGAAAGCAAGCCAAAAAATTTCATCCTTCTTATCATCTTCCTCTCTTGTCTTTGAACTAAGCACATATGAACTCATTCAAATGCAcacattgaaaacaaaaataatactaagacacataaatgataaaaaaaacaccAACCTTATCATCATATATGAAACTACCATTTCACTTTGTTCTAACAACTTTGTTCCTATTATTATTAAACCATGCAAATTCTCAATCTCCTCAACTTTATTATAATCAAGAACATAAACTCTTATTAAACATTAAACAATaccttcaaaatcaaaatcaaaacccTTCTTTTCTTAGCCATTGGATTCCATCAAATTCCAATCACTGTTCTTGGAATGAAATTACTTGCACAAATGATTCTGTCACTGGAATCACTCTATCCAAAATCAACATCACAAAAACAATACCACCTTTCATTTGTGATCTCAAAAACCTTACACATGTTGATTTCAGCTTCAACTTCATCCCTGGTGATTTTCCCAAAATTTTCTATAATTGTTCAAAGTTGGTTTCTTTAGATCTTTCTATGAACAATTTTGATGGTATGATTCCTAATGATATTGGAAATTTGAGTTCAAATTTGCAATATCTTAACCTTAGTTCAACAAATTTTGCTGGTGGTGTTCCTGATGGGATTGGAAAGTTAAGGGAATTGAAAGAATTTAGGGTTCAATATTGTTTGTTGAATGGTAGTGTTAGTGATGAGATTGGTAATTTGTTGAATCTTGAGTACTTTGATATTTCTTCTAATGCTATGTTACCTTCTTGGAATTTTCCTTTGagtttgaccaagttgaaaaaattgaaacttttttatGTTTATGGATCTAATTTGGTTGGTGAAATACCTGAAAATATTGGTGATATGGTTTCTTTGGAGAAATTGGATATGTCACAAAATGGTTTAATTGGTGAAATTCCTAGTGGTTTATTCTTGTTGAAGAATTTGAGTGTACTTTTTCTTTACAAGAATAATCTTTCTGGTGAGATACCTAATGTGATTGAAGCATTGAATTTGACTCAACTTGATCTTGCAGAGAATAATCTTGTAGGAAGAATACCACAGGATTTTGAGAAGCTTCAAAGTTTGACATGGTTGAGTTTGTCACTCAATAGTTTATCAGGTGAAATACCAGAAAGATTGGGCCTTTTTCGATTTCTTGTCGATTTTCGTGTGTTTTCCAATAAGTTATCAGGTACTATTCCTACTGAATTTGGTCGCTATTCGAGGCTGAAAACCTTTGTGATTTCATCGAATAGTCTTGTTGGAAATTTACCTGAAAATTTATGCTATCATGGTGAGTTACTTAATTTGacagtttttgaaaataatcttaGCGGCAAGTTGCCAGAATCGTTAGGAAATTGTGGTAGCTTGTTGGATTTGAAAATCTACAACAATGAGTTTTCTGGTACTATTCCTAGTGGTCTTTGGACATCTTTCAAATTGTCAAATTTCATGGTAAGTAATAACAAATTCACCGGCGTGATTCCGGAAAAGTTGTCTTTAAAAATTTCGCGGTTCGAGATAGGTAACAATCAATTTTCGGGTAGAATTCCAAATGCAGTGTCTGCATGGACTAGTATAGTAGTTTTTGATGCAAGTAAGAATTTGTTAAATGGAAGTATTCCACAAGAGTTAACATCACTTCCAAAGTTAACAACTCTTTTGCTTAATCAAAATCAACTCAATGGTCCAATTccatcaaatattatatcatgGAAATCCTTAGTGACTCTTAATTTGAGCCAAAATCAACTTTCCGGTCAAATTCCTGATGAAATTGGAAAATTACCTGTCCTTAGTCAACTTGATTTGTCAGAAAATGATCTTTCTGGAGAAATTCCTTCTCAATTTCCTAGAATCACCAATCTTAATCTGTCATATAATAATTTGACCGGTCGAATTCCGAgtgagtttcaaaattcaatttttgcaACAAGCTTTTTGGCAAATTCTGGTCTTTGTGCTGATACAAAAGTGCTTAACATCACTTTGTGCACAAATTTTAGTCttcaaaggaaaaacaaaggatcATCATGGTCTATTGGTTTGACCATAAGCCTTGTGATAGTAGCTTTGTTATTAGCTTTTTTGGTTACTTTCTTGATTATCAAAGTTTTCACGAAAAGGAAGCAAGGTTTGGATAATTCATGGAAGCTTATATCCTTTCAGAGGCTAAGTTTCAACGAATCAAGCATCATTTCGTCGATGACAGAACATAATATTATTGGCAGCGGTGGTTACGGTACAGTATACCGAGTCGACGTCAACGGTTTAGGTTATGTTGCTGTGAAAAAGATATGGAATAACAGAAAGTTAGACAGTAAACTCATAAGCTCGTTTCGCGCGGAAGTAAAAATACTAAGCAATATTCGTCATAACAACATTGTGAGATTGATGTGTTGTATATCTAATAATGATGATTGTATGCTTCTTGTGTATGAGTATTTGGAAAAACATAGTTTAGATAAGTGGCTGCACATGAAGAATAAgtcatcatcatcaacatcaaCTTTGGTGCAAAATGTGATTCTTGATTGGCCAAAGAGGTTGAAAATAGCAATTGGTGCTGCTCAAGGTTTGAGCTATATGCATCATGATTGTTCACCACCTATTGTTCATAGAGATGTTAAAACAAGTAACATACTTTTGGATGCTCAATTCAATGCAAAAGTTGCTGATTTTGGACTTGCTAGGATTTTAATCAAACCTGAGGAACTTAACACAATGTCAGCTGTGATTGGCTCATTTGGCTACATTGCTCCAGGTGAATATATGATTTGcatatctttttgttttttcactAACAAACATATTGTGTTTTCTTAATTTGGatattttaggtatttaaacaaaaaaccgAACTGTGATGGCTTGTAAACTATCCATCATAGTTCGGTTTTCTTTCTGAGCTGAACCATGAACCGACCTATGcacaacatttttttaataaaaaacatgaaacaaaaatgaaaacaaaacatGTTTTTTGAACCAAAACTAACCTGAATTCTATGTCTATTATTCTATAGGCATAACATAAGTTTATAATATACTTAAAGGGTTGTTTCATTTCACACTTGAATTGCAGAATATGTTCAAACAACAAGAGTAAGTGAAAAGATTGATGTGTTTAGCTTTGGAGTTATCCTATTGGAACTAACAACTGGTAAAGAAGCTAACTATGGAGATCAACACTCGTCGCTTTCAGAGTGGGCGTGGCGACAAGTTTTGTTAGGAATCAATGTAGAAGAGTTGTTAGACAAAGATGTTATGGAAGGTAGTTACTTGGATGAAATGTGTACAGTTTTCAAACTTGGTGTCATGTGTACTGCAACATTGCCTTCTAGTAGACCTTCAATGAAAGAAGTGTTGCAGCTATTGCTTAACTTTGCAGAACCATTAGTTTATGGAGAGAAGAAAGTTGGCCACTACTATGATGTTGATCCTCTTCTTAAGGATTCAAAAAGTGACACTAGGTTGGATGTTGATGATATGTAAAAATTATAGTTCTTAGAGTTTGTGCTTTTAGTTGTAACTTTTTTGGATAAGTAAATATTAGTAAATCAGTAGATACTTTAGTTTTTAGGATTTGAATCTTGAATATTGAATCTCTTGCGCGCAAAGTTCTTCTGGTATCGCTAAGCTCACCAGTTGAGCTATCTATATGGGACTAATTAAGATTCTATttggataaacaatttaataagtATTTATAGCATAAGTGATTATCGTATAAGTGCttatatatcaattattttataacaataagtaaaataaagtcaaattgttttcatataagtttttaaattatttttataaactatcaTGAAGATTTTATggaaattaactaaaaaaaacttataaacaaattataagTTCTTTTAATATACTATCCTAAAGAGATTCATAAGTGTTTATGAGTGTAAATAAACTCAAACAATTCATTTTAATCAGAGTCTAACATATGCATTTTAAGAGATGAAGATTGTGCAAATCTTATAAGAACTACTTTTGACCATTACTCTAGTCCATGCATGTGACTAAGAAGCTGGAATGTAATGATTTTAAGTTAGAATTTGGCATATAGtcaaatatgaaatgaaatattatatttttagtggAAGCAAACATTACCATATTTTTATAGTACTTTTAATATGCACTAAAACAAATGTATGCCAAATTCTATCTTAGTGACAATTCTAGTGCACTACATTCATATTGGGGTGTATAATTAGGGTGTATTTGACAAAAATAGCAGATAGAGAATAATAAGTTAGTtgataattgatatttataaaattaacgattaaattagttaaaaaatataaaatgatgtaagaaaatatatttatattaatattttaaaaaatcagttaaaacaataaaagtaaaaatagaagaaaaaaaaataaaatattataaattataaatttaaacgttattttaaataacttataaaaaaataggctaaattacatccgtagttccttaacttaatttcaggtaacgttttagtcctttatatttattttttccgagttgatcttttattttaattttaagtgacaatttgatattttatgttttaaaatgtcaacaatgttatcattttttttacaaaaattcaaaaaaatcatcaaatttttcaaacaagatccataaaattcattatcatcttcaataaaatacaaatttaatcaaatttataacttaaatcttaaaataaactcatattttcattcttttatttgatgttattggagatgaaaatatgagtgtattttaatatttgagttatagatttgataaaatttgcattatattgaagatgattattaattttatgggttttggttgaaaattttgatgatttttttgaatttttgtataaaaaaggataacattgttgaaattttaaaatataaaatattaaattgtcacttaaaattaaaataaagtaccAATTcggagaaataaataaataaaagactaaaacgttatctgaaattaagttaagggaccacgaatgtaatttaactaaaaaaaatattataaacttaaaaaaatatgctataaacctatataaaaattaattaccaaATAGAGCTATTAGCTCAAAGACTCTAACTAGTAATTTGAGGAAGTGGTTTTAGCGTGGAAAATGAAAAGTGAAATAAGTTGTTGGGAAGTTAGTTGTGTAGAAGAAAAgtgcttttttttcttttcaaattcaaTGGTCAATGGTTGGCGCCAGCTAATTCAGTTTTGATAGGTTGGAAATATATGTGGTATTCCATCTTCTCTCATCATGTAGACACGTttgc
This region of Cicer arietinum cultivar CDC Frontier isolate Library 1 chromosome 8, Cicar.CDCFrontier_v2.0, whole genome shotgun sequence genomic DNA includes:
- the LOC101497820 gene encoding uncharacterized protein isoform X1, producing MIKKTPTLSSYMKLPFHFVLTTLFLLLLNHANSQSPQLYYNQEHKLLLNIKQYLQNQNQNPSFLSHWIPSNSNHCSWNEITCTNDSVTGITLSKINITKTIPPFICDLKNLTHVDFSFNFIPGDFPKIFYNCSKLVSLDLSMNNFDGMIPNDIGNLSSNLQYLNLSSTNFAGGVPDGIGKLRELKEFRVQYCLLNGSVSDEIGNLLNLEYFDISSNAMLPSWNFPLSLTKLKKLKLFYVYGSNLVGEIPENIGDMVSLEKLDMSQNGLIGEIPSGLFLLKNLSVLFLYKNNLSGEIPNVIEALNLTQLDLAENNLVGRIPQDFEKLQSLTWLSLSLNSLSGEIPERLGLFRFLVDFRVFSNKLSGTIPTEFGRYSRLKTFVISSNSLVGNLPENLCYHGELLNLTVFENNLSGKLPESLGNCGSLLDLKIYNNEFSGTIPSGLWTSFKLSNFMVSNNKFTGVIPEKLSLKISRFEIGNNQFSGRIPNAVSAWTSIVVFDASKNLLNGSIPQELTSLPKLTTLLLNQNQLNGPIPSNIISWKSLVTLNLSQNQLSGQIPDEIGKLPVLSQLDLSENDLSGEIPSQFPRITNLNLSYNNLTGRIPSEFQNSIFATSFLANSGLCADTKVLNITLCTNFSLQRKNKGSSWSIGLTISLVIVALLLAFLVTFLIIKVFTKRKQGLDNSWKLISFQRLSFNESSIISSMTEHNIIGSGGYGTVYRVDVNGLGYVAVKKIWNNRKLDSKLISSFRAEVKILSNIRHNNIVRLMCCISNNDDCMLLVYEYLEKHSLDKWLHMKNKSSSSTSTLVQNVILDWPKRLKIAIGAAQGLSYMHHDCSPPIVHRDVKTSNILLDAQFNAKVADFGLARILIKPEELNTMSAVIGSFGYIAPEYVQTTRVSEKIDVFSFGVILLELTTGKEANYGDQHSSLSEWAWRQVLLGINVEELLDKDVMEGSYLDEMCTVFKLGVMCTATLPSSRPSMKEVLQLLLNFAEPLVYGEKKVGHYYDVDPLLKDSKSDTRLDVDDM
- the LOC101497820 gene encoding uncharacterized protein isoform X2; translation: MIKKTPTLSSYMKLPFHFVLTTLFLLLLNHANSQSPQLYYNQEHKLLLNIKQYLQNQNQNPSFLSHWIPSNSNHCSWNEITCTNDSVTGITLSKINITKTIPPFICDLKNLTHVDFSFNFIPENNLVGRIPQDFEKLQSLTWLSLSLNSLSGEIPERLGLFRFLVDFRVFSNKLSGTIPTEFGRYSRLKTFVISSNSLVGNLPENLCYHGELLNLTVFENNLSGKLPESLGNCGSLLDLKIYNNEFSGTIPSGLWTSFKLSNFMVSNNKFTGVIPEKLSLKISRFEIGNNQFSGRIPNAVSAWTSIVVFDASKNLLNGSIPQELTSLPKLTTLLLNQNQLNGPIPSNIISWKSLVTLNLSQNQLSGQIPDEIGKLPVLSQLDLSENDLSGEIPSQFPRITNLNLSYNNLTGRIPSEFQNSIFATSFLANSGLCADTKVLNITLCTNFSLQRKNKGSSWSIGLTISLVIVALLLAFLVTFLIIKVFTKRKQGLDNSWKLISFQRLSFNESSIISSMTEHNIIGSGGYGTVYRVDVNGLGYVAVKKIWNNRKLDSKLISSFRAEVKILSNIRHNNIVRLMCCISNNDDCMLLVYEYLEKHSLDKWLHMKNKSSSSTSTLVQNVILDWPKRLKIAIGAAQGLSYMHHDCSPPIVHRDVKTSNILLDAQFNAKVADFGLARILIKPEELNTMSAVIGSFGYIAPEYVQTTRVSEKIDVFSFGVILLELTTGKEANYGDQHSSLSEWAWRQVLLGINVEELLDKDVMEGSYLDEMCTVFKLGVMCTATLPSSRPSMKEVLQLLLNFAEPLVYGEKKVGHYYDVDPLLKDSKSDTRLDVDDM